From Acinonyx jubatus isolate Ajub_Pintada_27869175 chromosome B2, VMU_Ajub_asm_v1.0, whole genome shotgun sequence, a single genomic window includes:
- the HS3ST5 gene encoding heparan sulfate glucosamine 3-O-sulfotransferase 5: MLFKQQAWLRQKLLVLGSLAVGSLLYLVARVGSLDRLQPICPIEGRFGARSQAEFPLRALQFKRGLLHEFRKGNTSKEQVRLHDLVQQLPRAIIIGVRKGGTRALLEMLNLHPAVVKASQEIHFFDNDENYAKGIEWYRKKMPFSYPQQITIEKSPAYFITEEVPERIYKMNSSIKLLIIVREPTTRAISDYTQVLEGKERKNKTYYKFEKLAIDPNTCEVNTKYKAVRTSIYTKHLERWLKYFPIEQFHIVDGDRLITEPLPELQLVEKFLNLPPRISQYNLYFNATRGFYCLRFNIIFNKCLAGSKGRIHPEVDPSVITKLRKFFHPFNQKFYQITGRTLNWP; this comes from the exons ATGCTATTCAAACAGCAGGCGTGGCTGAGACAGAAGCTCCTGGTGCTGGGAAGCCTTGCCGTTGGGAGTCTCCTGTATCTAGTCGCCAGAGTTGGGAGCTTGGATAG GCTACAACCCATTTGCCCCATCGAAGGACGATTCGGAGCCCGCAGCCAGGCCGAATTCCCTCTCCGCGCCCTGCAGTTTAAGCGGGGCCTGCTGCACGAGTTCCGGAAGGGCAATACTTCCAAGGAGCAAGTTCGCCTTCATGACCTGGTCCAGCAGCTCCCCAGGGCCATTATCATTGGGGTGAGGAAAGGAGGCACAAGGGCCCTGCTTGAGATGCTGAACCTCCATCCAGCGGTGGTCAAAGCCTCTCAAGAAATCCACTTCTTTGACAATGATGAGAATTATGCCAAGGGAATTGAGTGGTATAGGAAAAAGATGCCTTTTTCCTACCCGCAGCAAATCACAATTGAAAAGAGCCCAGCATATTTTATCACGGAGGAGGTTCCGGAAAGGATTTACAAAATGAACTCATCCATCAAGTTGTTGATCATTGTCAGGGAGCCAACCACAAGAGCTATTTCTGATTACACTCAGGTGctagaggggaaggagaggaagaataaAACTTACTACAAGTTTGAGAAGCTGGCAATAGACCCAAATACCTGCGAAGTGAACACAAAATACAAGGCGGTAAGAACCAGCATCTACACCAAACATCTGGAAAGGTGGTTAAAATACTTTCCGATTGAGCAATTTCACATTGTGGACGGAGATCGCCTCATCACGGAACCTCTGCCAGAACTTCAGCTTGTGGAGAAGTTCCTAAATCTTCCCCCGAGGATAAGTCAATACAATTTATATTTCAATGCTACCAGAGGGTTTTACTGCTTGCGATTTAACATTATCTTTAATAAGTGCCTGGCGGGCAGCAAGGGACGCATTCATCCAGAGGTGGACCCCTCTGTCATTACCAAATTGCGCAAATTTTTTCACCCTTTCAATCAAAAGTTTTACCAGATCACTGGGAGGACATTGAACTGGCCCTAA